GGAAAATATGCTTCGTGACTGGCCGGAAGCTTTTTCTAAACAAAAAGAAAAATTCCAGGCACTTACTGCAGAGAAATTCTCTGCTCAGTTTTTAGAGAAAAGACCGGAAGCACTGGAAAGGTTCACTGACATTCTGGACCTGCTTTCCGATGATTCATGGCTTTTGTTTCAAAATTATATCTTATCAGCTGCCAATAGTCACGAAAGACTTGCTTTTATCAGACAAACTGCCGACACATTAGAAGGTTTTCTGCAGGAAGAAGGCATTGAATTTTCACTGAGCGCCGGCGACATAAGCGCATTTTCAATATCCCTTAAAAAAGCAGTTGAATCGAAGGAATCAGCTGTTTCCGGATTTTTCTGGGAGATTTTTGGGAAGGAAAAAAAGATAATTGAAAAAGTAGCGCGTGAAAACGGACTTTCCATTTCATTGGATGATCTCAAAAAACTCCAGATACGGTTGAGGAACCGGCAGGAGCTGGAGAGCTGGTTGCGGAATGACAGTTTGGGGTTTGAATTTGTTAAGTCAAATTATGAAGACAGTCAGCCCGGGGTTGCTCATTCTCAATTCTTCAAGCAGGCAGAAGCCGCCGCGGACGCCGCAGTCCGGGCAAATTTGCAGCCCTGGTATCCAATATTGACAAAAATAGCAGCTCAATGCCTGGATTACACCTCATTTGAATCGACGTTGAAAGGTCTGCGGGCGTGGTTGGAAACCTGGACCCGAATGGAAAAGGGAATGCTCCCTTACCTGTTGCCGGCGCAGATAGATAAACTGATTCAGGAGCCACACGATTATGCGGGCGATCTTCTTATTTCGCTGAACCGGGATTTCGATTCGCTGGCAGATATGGACAGAATTTTTTCCGAAATGCCGTTGATCTGGCAGAATACCACTTCGCTTGTGGTTGAAGAAAGTAGAAAAACCGGATTGAATAGTACTGACGCAATGGTTGACCTATTTGAAAATAGCGTCAAGCTAGCCTGGATTGAACATATTGAGACCAGATATCCTGAGCTCCGATCTGTTACATCTCTTAAAATGGGTCAATGGGAAACCGAACTTCAGGCGAGTATCAGATTAAAACAGAAACTTAGCATTGATATCAATGCTATCAAATTGCGGGAAGGGACTTATCATGATATTGAAAAAAACCGTCTGGGGAACCCAGTAACGTACCGGGAACTAGGGCATCAGGTAACCAAAAAGCGGAAGATATGGCCTATCAGAAAACTGATGGACAGTTATTCAGAGGAGGTTTTTTCGCTGGTACCTTGCTGGATGGCCTCTCCCGAAGCGGTATCTGCTATTTTTCCTATGCTGCAGAATCTTTTTGATCTGGTAATATTTGATGAAGCTTCCCAATGCTATGCCGAATATGGTTTGCCAGCCGCATTTCGAGGCAAACAGCTCGTTGTTACGGGTGATAGCAAACAGTTGCCGCCGAGCGATTTGTACAAAGTCAGATATGAGGATAGGACCGGGGAGGAGGATTTTACGGCTGCAATAGAAATCGAATCGCTGCTGGATCTGGCGGCGCAGTCGATGGAGCAATTTCAGCTAACGGGGCATTACCGCAGTCAGTCACTTGACCTGATCGATTTTTCCAACAAAAATTTTTATAAAGGGACATTAAAACTTTTACCTGAGTTTCGGGACATTAATACGAACCGGCCCGGCATTCAGTATATTAAAACCGATGGTGTCTGGAAGAATAATATAAATACGGTTGAAGTCGGGAAAGTGACAGAACTGGTGAGGGAACTGGCTTTGACGGGTAAAAGTCTGGGGATTGTGACATTCAATTTTTATCAGCAGGCAGCTATACTGGACAGTCTCGAAAAGGAAAATACAAGTATTCCCGATCTTTTTGTCAAGAATATAGAGAACGTCCAGGGCGACGAACGTGATATTATCATATTCTCGATGGGTTACGCACCCGACGAGCGCGGCAAACTTTTAATGCAATTCGGGAGCCTGAATATGCCCGGGGGAGAGAACCGGCTGAATGTGGCTATTACCAGGGCACGGGAACGTATTTACTTCGTTACCAGCTTGTGGCCGGCACAGTTACAGACTGAGCAAACTGCCAATGCTGGGCCTAAGATTCTGAAAGCATATCTCGAATATGCACTGGAAGTATCAGAGGGCCGTTTTGAGCCCTCTCCTGCACCTGTCAGGAATTTTCGGGCAGACTGGTTACTGAAGGAGCGTATTATCAAATTTAACGCCGACTACAAAAAAGAGCTTCCATTCGGAGACATTACCGTAAAACCGGAAGGGGCCTATAAAGGTCTGATCCTGACAGACGATGATCTCTATCACGAGAGCAAGTCGTCAAAAGAACCACACGCTTATCTGCCCCTTCTCCTTCGCATGAAAAACTGGCCTTTCAAGCGGGTTTACAGCCGCGAGTATTGGTCAGGTACCCTTGAAATGGATATATTATAACTCTCTGATGCGGATGTTCCGAAAGGAAACTTTGTCGCCGTGATCCTGCAAAGCGATTTTTCCCTTTGGCGAAGCGCCGAAGCCTTCCCAGGTTTTGAATTTGCTGTTGGCTACCATTTTCTCCCAATCTCCGCCCTGAGTTGGAAAATCAACTACTTTCTTGCCATTCAGCCAGCTTTCACCGCGGCCGCCTTTGATTACCACTTTTGCCTTGTTCCACTGTCCCGCAGGTTTCACCGTTTTGAAATCGTCAGGTGGCAGCATATCGTAGAGTGAGCCCGATTTGTGATTACCGTTTTTGCCAGCCTTCGCGTCAGGGTGTTTTACATCGTCCAATATCTGAATCTCCGGGCCGGTTGAGTACGGGCAGCAGTATTTTTTATCTTCAATCACATGGTAAATGATCCCGCTGTTACCAGCCTCGGCTATTTTCCATTCGAGTTCCAGCTCAAAATCACCGTATTCTTTGTCCGTAACCAGGTCCTTTCCTCCTTTTTCGGTAAGAACAATCGCATTGTCCTGCACTTTCCACTGTGGCAATACTTCGTCGGACTGCCAGCTGTGCCAGCCGTTCAGTGTTTTTCCATCAAAAAGGGTCACCCATTTCCCTTTTCCCTGTGCTTCGGCGTCATTTGATGAAAAAGCCAATGCGATTATCGCTACCAGTGATGCTCTGCTGAAAGCTTTCCAATTCATGTAATTCATGTTGTGTTTGTTAAAAATTTGGATCACAATATTAAGTACTTTTGAGTTTTTAAATACTTATTCTGGCTGAAAGTTCAGCGCCTATAATTTTGTTGCGAGGTACGTGAATTAAACTTTTTAAAATGGCTTCTATATTTTCAAAAATCGTAAACGGAGAAATTCCTTCCCATAAAATTGCCGAAACGGATGAGTTTCTTGCGTTTCTGGATGCATTTCCAATCGCGATAGGGCATACGCTTGTTATTCCCAAAAAGGAAGTGGACTATCTTTTTGACCTCGACGACGATACTTATTCGAGGCTGCTGCTGTTTGCAAAAAGCATTGTTCCGGCACTTGAAAAAACGGTTCCGTGCCTGAGAATAGGAGTGAGTGTAATTGGTTTGGAAGTGCCTCATGCTCATGTTCATTTGCTACCACTGAATAGCATGGCTGACGCAGATTTTAGCGAAAAAATCAAGGTATCGCAGGAAGAGCTGGCAGCACTTGCTACGCGGATCCGGGAGAACTTTTAGTGCAGATCAATAGAAAGAGAAGTCCTTTCGTACCCCCAGCATAAAACCGTGGGTTTTTCTGTAAAGATCGCCGATATCGGTTGCGTAGGATCCTTTTACCGTAAGGCCGCCGAGGACATCAACTTTGGTTTGCAGGGCAAACAAACCTGAGAATTGTTTCGGGATGCTCAGGTATTTTTCAAGGTAGGTACCGTAGTTGAGCGAATAGGAAAGCTTTGTCTGCCACTCCAATCTCCTGAAAAGCGTCCCTTTTAATCCAAGGTGATATAGGAGTACGCGGTTGTTACTGGTAAAATTGTTCGCATATCTCGGCCATTTCCAGTCTGTCTGAGAAGTAGGAGGAATAAATGGCGTACCAATCGTCCTGTCAAAATAGGACCAGCCATCACGTACCTGCTGGTTGTTGAAATAGTTGTCGTGCCCGCGGTATTTTCCGTTCTGGAGCACAAAAATATCTCCGCCCTGATTTTTGGTGTATAACATTTCAAACACACCTTCAGTGATTTCGAAATTAGCGCCATACGAATTTTTCTTTCTAATCCTCGCGCCGTAAAGACCGTCATTCAGCGTGGTTAAGTAAAACAGGGAACCATCTTCGTAAACAAATTGCCTGTACAGGAATAGGCTCATTCCGTAGGTTTCAATTTCAATGGCTGCGTCTATTGAGCCTAAATGATTCCCGATCCTGCTGGTACTGTCAAAGTGTACGATATCATCACCTGAGCCGCCTATTGCGCCAGTGACAGCACTGATATAATTTGCGAATCCATCAGGGAAGTTTCCGTCTTCTCCTGCCAGGCCCAGGTCGACTTTACTTCTTCCACCCCATTGTACCTGATGATTAAAGCCTCCATAAAGCTTGAACGTCGAGTTAGCCTTCCCAATGCGGAGATAGAATGCTTTCTCATGGAATTTTAGCCCGCTGGTTATCGGCCTGCCTCGTTCAAAGAGACCATCGGAATAAAACGCCTGAAACGAGATCCATTTTTTTGTGAAAGGAACCGGAACGAAGCGGGTAGTTCCGATGTGGATTTTGGGGATAGGAAGTGCATTCCCGGACCAAGCATAAGAACCAGAACCTAATGTGGAATCGGCCAGTCCCACCCATTGTCTCTTACGGCCGACATAAAATTCCCAATTTTTATATCTTAACGTTGCGTGCAGTTGAGGAAGGAGAACTTTCGAGGTTTCGCCTATATTGGCAACGGCTTCGACTCCGGCCCCAACGCGGAACACATTTCTGCCGGTATTCGCAGACATCGGCCAGTATCCCTCGACTCCACCCCGGACAGAGCCAAAAGGTCCGAGAACCGGTACTACTCCGAATTGATTTGCCTGCTGCCAGAAAGGAGTATAACCGTTCGTGGTACCGAAACCCAGCAATTCAACATAATTAGTTGTAGAATCTGTATATACTTCGGGCTGCTTGTTGTCGGATTGAGAAAAGCCGATAAAAGGCAACAGCAACAAAAAAAGAAAATAATGATATTTCATATAAATACCCTCATGCTTCCGCGACGTGTATAATGTTGCTGTTATGGTAAAAATAGTTATTACTTTTTGGTTTTCATATTGCACTCAAACCGGAAAACCGGGGTCAATCCAGAAAGCCACTCTTTCGAAATCCTAACATCAAGCCGGTTGAATTTTCGTATAAGTCACCAAAATCGGAAGAAATACTTGTGAATACCGCGCCGCCTTTCATAATTCTGACATTTTTTTCTACACTTAATATAACGGATGCCTGCTGTTTCACGGAATCAAAAGAACTGACAAACGACCCCGAGTTGCGTGAATAAGTGCCTTTGAACGCAAGCTTCAGATTCATCCAGGTAGCAGTTATACCAGTATGGAACGCCCACAAACGATTATTATTGGTAAACTCCGATTTACTCCTCGGTAAGTCGTCCCTGGTATTGCCTGCATTTGGAATCAACGGTGTACCAATCCCGCTTCCGTAATATGCCCAGCCACGGTTAAACAAATAGCTGTTATAGTAATTGCCAGTCCGGAAAATATTCAATCCTGAAAGCGGATTTTTGTTGATCTGGTTATGAGTTCCAAGCACTTCCAGCAGGAAGGATTGAAATGCGAAGTAGGACGATCCTTTTGGCAGGGGAGTCAGCCTTTTCACACTTAAACCGTTGAGTCCGTCAGAATAATTGATGATCCTGAACAAAGATCCGGTCTCATAAATATTTTGTCTGTACAAAAAGTAGGACCAGTCTTTTCCTTTCCATTCTCCGCCTATATCTACGGTTCCAAAGTGATTTCCGATCTTTCTATAATCGACTGTCTTGCCGATCACAGTGTACAAGTAAGCCGTCGACGGCTTGAGTTTCCGCAATGGCGTGGTTTCTGCCTCGCCTCCCCATACAGCCTGGTGGTTTACCCCCAGAAATATCTTATAGCGATCGGCCTTACTTCCTAGTCTGATATACAGGCTTTTATGATGGAAGTAGGAGTTGGGGATTTGACTTACACTGCCGTAGTTGATGCTGGTTGAGCCAAGGTAACCATCGGAATACGAAAATTTGAACGCTACAAAATTATTCGTAAAAAAAAGAGGAAAATACTTTGGGATGGCTATTTGAAGTCGGGGGAACGGTCGCGCATTTCCTGCCATGGATAACGAGCCGGAAGTCATTGTTGTGTCCATTAACCCGGATACCATTCTTTTTTGTCCGGTGAGGACCTCGAATATATTTATTTTGGCTGCAACATATGCATCTGATAAAAATACTTTACCTGATTTGCCATAGCTGCCTATCGCCTGAATCCCGCCGCTCCATTGAAATTGCCTCGGGTTATTCGGATTGTAAATTTTGTATATCCCTACATCGGCTAAGCCAAAGTTTCCATCCAAAGGGACGCTTCCATGTTGATTGGCATATTCCCAAAATGGAGTGCGGCCAGTGGCGCCTGCCGCAGTAATTGAACCTTTGTAATAAAGTGTTGAGTCTTGAGAAAACGCATTTAACGCAAAGCAGGAAATGCATAGAATTAGGCAGATTCTAATCTGACAAACAGAAACGGGCATTTAAGATATAGAAGTTATTCCTCCGATGATCGATTGATATTTTGCCAAAGTTATCGGATAAAACCGGATTTCCTCCATCCGACCATCAGTGCAGCGCTATTCGGAAACAACTTGCCAAAATCCGTAGCCAGATCGATGGTCAACCGATCATTTTTTTTATCGAAAAGAGGAATGTTCATTGTAAATAGAAGAGAAGTTTGCCTTACAATCCCGGGAAATTCAGTAGAATAACTCCCGAAATTAAATGAATGGCTGCCTCTGAAGGTGAAATCGGTTTTTCCGTAAGAAGCAGCAAGCCCAAGGTGATAAGCGTACAACCGGTTATTTGGCGTAAAAAGCGTATAGAACGAGCGTAAATCGTCGCGGACTAAGTGCTGCGGTGCTATAAGTGGGGTTCCAAGGCTTCGGCCCCTGTAAGACCAGCCCTTATTATACACGTAATGATTAAAATAGTTATCACGGCCGAAAGTGCCGCTGTTGAAATCGAATATGTTGCCTCCCTGGTTTTTCGTATAAAGGAATTCTATCAGAACCGTATTGATACGAAATGTTTGACTCATATCGCTCGTTTGGTTTCGCTTGATCCTGAAACCGTTAAGACCGTCAGCCAGATTTGATAAATTGCTTAACGAACCGTCTTCATAGACACTTTGTCTATACAAAAAGAAACCCCATTGATCACCCTTCCAGTCTGCGGCGACGTCAATAGTTCCAAAATGATTTCCAACCCTGCTTGACGCCCATGGTTTTCCAAATACGATGTAGTTATACGCTTGCTTCCTTTCCAGGCCACCGCTAAAAATTTTGTCTTCGCCACCCCACATCACCTGATGATTGAATCCGGCAAAAAGATTGAGACGATGCCTGTTACGGCCAAGTTTCAGATATAGCGACTTTTGGTGAAAATAGCTCTCGCTAATCCTGCTAACATTTCCGTAATGAACATCTGCCGGCCCGAACAGTCCGTCGGAATAAGAAAATTTGAATGAAAAGATATCATTCAGGGGCAGGATGCTAACGAAGCGTACCGTGCTGATCTCGATTTTGGGATACGGACGGTAGTTATTAGACATTGCGAAGGACCCGCTGGTCAATAAAGTATCCGCCAGCCCGGTTGCCTGGCTTCTTTGTCCTACACTCAATTCCACCGGTCCGGCTTTTCCTGCAATAAACAAATCAGAAAAAAAGGCAGTTGTTTTTTTTCCAGCATTACCGATTAGTTCAGCGCCACCTGACCATTGAAAAAACCTTGGATTATTTGGATTGTAAACCCTATGAAATCGTGCTTCGAATAATGCGAATGACTTTTGAGTGGGCACAGAGCCGTTTCGGTTGGCATGCAGCCAGAAAGGGACAGACGAAGAAGACGCTGCTGCGGATACCCCAAGAGCGTAGTGAAACGTGGAATCTTGCGAGAAAATCTTCGAGGAAAAAGCTACTGAAATCAGCAGCATTATAAAAGTAACCCTCATCAGATGTGGTTGACTATACCGGTAAAGGACAATAGTGAAGGCACTACCTGCCTCTTTTCCTAAGGATTACAACGGCGGTCAGTAAAATGATCTTGAGTTCCAGAAAAAGACTCCAGTTTTTTATGTAATAGAGATCGTACATCAACTTGTGCCGCGCATCAAAAACTCCCGCACCGTAAGAATACATTACTTGAGCATACCCGGTAATTCCAGGTTTGATATTATGCCGCATATTATAATACGGAATAGTTTCATCGAAAGTCTCAGTAAATACCTGTCTTTCCGGACGTGGGCCAATGAGTGAAAGATCCCTTCTGAAAATATTGATAAGCTGGGGAAGTTCATCTATGCGCGTTTGCCGCATGAATGAGCCGTAAGAGAACGTCCTGCTATCATTTTTCTTGGAGAATGAGGCTCCGTTCTGTTCCGCATCCAGACCCATTGATCTGAACTTAATACATTTGAATGATTCGTTATTCATCCCAACTCTTTCCTGGAAATAGAATATGGGGCCTGGAGACTGCATTTTTATCCTGAAATAGCTCAATATCCAGAGTGGGAATGTGCAGAGAAAGAGAATAATGGAAATGCAAACGTCGATAATTTTTTTCGGATACCTCACCCTCTTCCCGAATGTGGGCAGTGATAATAAATTGGGGTTAATTTCAGATACGTCGTCTGGGATGTAGACTTTCTTAAGGATTTTTTCGCAAAAGTCGTAAACAGTATTAATCCTGATCGACTTGTTTTTTCTGACAACCAGTTCGTAAATAACCCGGTTCCGTCTATCGTATTGTGGATTAGTAACCAGGTGGATCTTCTCAAATTTGTCCAGCAGTGGCCTTACCGTATGGTTCAGCAGATAATCATCGTCTGAACTATGGGGTATAAGAATGATCTCCTTATATTTTTTCAGTAATAAAGCGAGATCGTATTTCTGCAGAAAGTAATCATAACTTGTGACAATCAGTACCTCCTCAGAAACGGAATTTTTACTTAATAAGCGATGAATATACCGTTTCTCCGATACGTATGTATTGCTCATATGTGTGTATTTTTAATGAAAAAAATAGTGTTGTGTTGATTTACGTGTTGGGGACACAAGTTTAGCTATAAAGTTTCTAAAAAGAAAATTATGTTTTTATAAAATAAATATAATTTTTTAATGATGCAATAAGCGAAAACACTTAATAGCGAAATAAGTAAGCGTATCTATCGATGGATTATTGAATTATTTCGATTGACTGCCTTCATGTCATTTGATAAGAGACGGTCACTATTCCGCATGTGCAATATTTCCAATTCGGTTATATGCCTCGAACCATCTGGCAAATATTCCCACACCTTCCTCAATATCAATTTTTGGTACATATCCGGTTGCGCTTTTCAGTGTTTCCGTATCTGCCCAGGTTGACTGAATGTCTCCCGGAGCCATTTCCCGAAAATTCTTGATCGCTTCTTTGCCGAATGCCTTTTCAAGACATGTTATAAAATGCATCAAATCGACCGGTTTGCCATTTCCTATATTAAAAACCTGATATTTAGTGGTGTGATCTGTGTTCAAAACACTGACCATGCCATCAATAATATCATCAATAAACGTAAAGTCACGCTTCATCAGACCGTTATTATAAACGGTAATGGGTTTGCCTTGTGTGATAGCATCCGCAAAAAGAAATGGTGCCATATCAGGCCGGCCCCAGGGACCATAAACCGTGAAAAACCGAAGTCCGATTGTCGTGAAGTTATATAAATGGCTATACGCATGCGCCATCAGTTCATTTGTCTTTTTTGAGGCGGCATAAACATTGATCGGGGTTTCCGATTTTTGCTCCACCGCAAATGGCTGTTCGGTATTTAATCCGTAAACACTGGAGCTGCTTGCATATACCAACTTTTTTGGCGGGAATATCCGGCAGCATTCCAGTACATTAAAAAATCCTTCAACGTTCGATCGGATATAGCTGCGGGGGTTTTCCATGCTGTACCGAATGCCTGCCTGAGCGGCCAGATTTACAACATAATCAAAACGATGAACTTCAAATAGTTGAGCCAGCTCTTCCATGTCAGTCAGATCAAGCTTGCAAAAAATGTAGCTGCTATTTGTGCTTTGGTAAGAATTTCCGTCAGTGTGACCGGCTATTTCGATACCGCATTCACGTAGCCTGTCCATTTTCAGATCAACTGAATAATAATCGTTGATATTATCGATCCCCACCACACTGTGACCATCCTCAATCAGTTTCTTGACCAAGTGAAAACCGATAAAACCTGCTGCACCAGTTACTAGTACTTTCATGACCGATATAACTTAACTATTTGGCTGTAAACTGTCTTCTCAGAGAATTCGTCCAACGCGAGCTGCCTGCTCGACTGACCCATGATCTTCCATTCATCTCGCCTGGACAACATTTTGATTACCGCATCCCTGATCGCCGACGCTGAACGCGGTTCAATGACCAGGCCGTTTTTATCCTGGATAACCGTCAGGTTACAGCCCGGAACATCCGTTGTAATGACCGGCAAACCGCACGCCAGCGCTTCCAGAATACTTCTTGGAATACCTTCCCGGTAATAGCTCGGAAGTATAAAAACGTCCGATGCATGAAGGAACTGGGCTACATTATTCTGCCTTCCCAGAAAACGAATTAAGCTATTTGTTTTAAATTTTTCAATAAAATCGGCGGTAACCGTGCGTGGATTTTTGTGATCAGGTTCACCAATGATGAGTAATTGCAGGTTTTCTTTTAAATCAACAGGCAGCGATTCGAAAGCTTCGGCCAGTTCAGCTATGCCCTTCTCCCAGATCAAGCGGGTAGTGCATAAAAAGGTGATCTTGGAGCTTTTTGGGGATGTTTCAGCAATATCCGGTGAAAATTTTTCAACATCTACACCACTTCCTTTTACCACCTTGATTTTATCCCTGAAATGTTTTTTCAGCAGAAAATCATCATAATCGTCAGGGTTTTGAATAATGACCAGATTGGCGCGGAGGAACTGGATCAGAAAAAGCAGTTGCTGAACAAATTTTAGAAAGCGGTACTTCAGTCCGGTGTTGGCAAAGGCTATCCCCAGCCCGGCAATGTGCAGAACAACTTTTCTGGACGTTAGTATATTTGAAAAAGAATTAATCAGGTTGGGAACGAACTTGAAAGAGTGGACCAATGCGATTTCATTGTCACGGGCGAAGCTGCGAATTTCAAAGATAGTTTTGATAAGATTCAGCGGGTTCGTGTTGTCCCTCTCCAGGCTGGAATTCTGGACTGTAAAACCCTCTTCGTTAATGAGAGAGGTATATGAATCGTGCGGAAGCATGACAAATACCTGATAACCCTCTTGCCTGAGAAATTTCGCGAGAGAAATCCTCGCTTTGAAAAAATCTTCTCCGTCGTGCGCAAGGAGAAGGATGTTTTTATTCGTCATTAAACTGGTATCCCTAGATGAGTAATAAATAAATTGTCCTTAGGAGGGAGTTAGCTGAGCAAATACCAGTTCTTTCTGTGGTTAGAGGTTTCTTTTGCATATAAGTATAGTGTATGGGCTGCAAAAATAAAGTTTATTCTGAAAACAATGTGATGTTCCCGGAATAAACTTTATGATATCTGCAATCTATGGCTGTACAGTCCAGGTCCCGATCATGTGCTTGACCTGCCAGGTGTTTGTAGAGACTTTGTACAAGGTTATGCTACTGCCAATGGTATTACTTTGAATATATTTGCCATTCAC
This Dyadobacter sp. UC 10 DNA region includes the following protein-coding sequences:
- a CDS encoding AAA domain-containing protein, which encodes MDRILKAYLKRLTNLSTRNKSLLLTHLAAEQFIDLHETDFLLGKPSVELISQLVQLKARVTLCDVADSRYEKVNLVSKRLRKISRTEQFIQEERGSRDLFVGYPFVKGKLADGTPIHAPFLFFPVNLKMDREQWCLFPREDSNIVLNQSFALAYAHFNETAVSDDILEKSFDDFSKDFLEFRTQLYEWLKTTPFKVNFNQALFDETLISFSAEKSSELEVNERNGELKLFPEAVLGIFPQAGSYLVPDYNILIENQQINSLSIPLIRNDERELEVLQPDSKPVASVKEEDILTPFPIDEAQEEIILNVKSGKSVVVQGPPGSGKSQMICNLTADFASRGKRVLVVCQKRAALDVVYQRLQTIGMSDFVALIHDFKNDRPELYRQVALQIEKVDAYRKQNYSLDAVFLERQFTQESRAIDKTVLELNAFRKALFDENEAGVSIKELYLTSSLQSPYILLKDLYRHFRLDTWDDFKRKLKTYCEYSFHISDQHEWFPRRSFAQFGIAELRNMENMLRDWPEAFSKQKEKFQALTAEKFSAQFLEKRPEALERFTDILDLLSDDSWLLFQNYILSAANSHERLAFIRQTADTLEGFLQEEGIEFSLSAGDISAFSISLKKAVESKESAVSGFFWEIFGKEKKIIEKVARENGLSISLDDLKKLQIRLRNRQELESWLRNDSLGFEFVKSNYEDSQPGVAHSQFFKQAEAAADAAVRANLQPWYPILTKIAAQCLDYTSFESTLKGLRAWLETWTRMEKGMLPYLLPAQIDKLIQEPHDYAGDLLISLNRDFDSLADMDRIFSEMPLIWQNTTSLVVEESRKTGLNSTDAMVDLFENSVKLAWIEHIETRYPELRSVTSLKMGQWETELQASIRLKQKLSIDINAIKLREGTYHDIEKNRLGNPVTYRELGHQVTKKRKIWPIRKLMDSYSEEVFSLVPCWMASPEAVSAIFPMLQNLFDLVIFDEASQCYAEYGLPAAFRGKQLVVTGDSKQLPPSDLYKVRYEDRTGEEDFTAAIEIESLLDLAAQSMEQFQLTGHYRSQSLDLIDFSNKNFYKGTLKLLPEFRDINTNRPGIQYIKTDGVWKNNINTVEVGKVTELVRELALTGKSLGIVTFNFYQQAAILDSLEKENTSIPDLFVKNIENVQGDERDIIIFSMGYAPDERGKLLMQFGSLNMPGGENRLNVAITRARERIYFVTSLWPAQLQTEQTANAGPKILKAYLEYALEVSEGRFEPSPAPVRNFRADWLLKERIIKFNADYKKELPFGDITVKPEGAYKGLILTDDDLYHESKSSKEPHAYLPLLLRMKNWPFKRVYSREYWSGTLEMDIL
- a CDS encoding 3-keto-disaccharide hydrolase; the encoded protein is MNYMNWKAFSRASLVAIIALAFSSNDAEAQGKGKWVTLFDGKTLNGWHSWQSDEVLPQWKVQDNAIVLTEKGGKDLVTDKEYGDFELELEWKIAEAGNSGIIYHVIEDKKYCCPYSTGPEIQILDDVKHPDAKAGKNGNHKSGSLYDMLPPDDFKTVKPAGQWNKAKVVIKGGRGESWLNGKKVVDFPTQGGDWEKMVANSKFKTWEGFGASPKGKIALQDHGDKVSFRNIRIREL
- a CDS encoding HIT family protein; the encoded protein is MASIFSKIVNGEIPSHKIAETDEFLAFLDAFPIAIGHTLVIPKKEVDYLFDLDDDTYSRLLLFAKSIVPALEKTVPCLRIGVSVIGLEVPHAHVHLLPLNSMADADFSEKIKVSQEELAALATRIRENF
- a CDS encoding capsule assembly Wzi family protein: MKYHYFLFLLLLPFIGFSQSDNKQPEVYTDSTTNYVELLGFGTTNGYTPFWQQANQFGVVPVLGPFGSVRGGVEGYWPMSANTGRNVFRVGAGVEAVANIGETSKVLLPQLHATLRYKNWEFYVGRKRQWVGLADSTLGSGSYAWSGNALPIPKIHIGTTRFVPVPFTKKWISFQAFYSDGLFERGRPITSGLKFHEKAFYLRIGKANSTFKLYGGFNHQVQWGGRSKVDLGLAGEDGNFPDGFANYISAVTGAIGGSGDDIVHFDSTSRIGNHLGSIDAAIEIETYGMSLFLYRQFVYEDGSLFYLTTLNDGLYGARIRKKNSYGANFEITEGVFEMLYTKNQGGDIFVLQNGKYRGHDNYFNNQQVRDGWSYFDRTIGTPFIPPTSQTDWKWPRYANNFTSNNRVLLYHLGLKGTLFRRLEWQTKLSYSLNYGTYLEKYLSIPKQFSGLFALQTKVDVLGGLTVKGSYATDIGDLYRKTHGFMLGVRKDFSFY
- a CDS encoding capsule assembly Wzi family protein, coding for MDGNFGLADVGIYKIYNPNNPRQFQWSGGIQAIGSYGKSGKVFLSDAYVAAKINIFEVLTGQKRMVSGLMDTTMTSGSLSMAGNARPFPRLQIAIPKYFPLFFTNNFVAFKFSYSDGYLGSTSINYGSVSQIPNSYFHHKSLYIRLGSKADRYKIFLGVNHQAVWGGEAETTPLRKLKPSTAYLYTVIGKTVDYRKIGNHFGTVDIGGEWKGKDWSYFLYRQNIYETGSLFRIINYSDGLNGLSVKRLTPLPKGSSYFAFQSFLLEVLGTHNQINKNPLSGLNIFRTGNYYNSYLFNRGWAYYGSGIGTPLIPNAGNTRDDLPRSKSEFTNNNRLWAFHTGITATWMNLKLAFKGTYSRNSGSFVSSFDSVKQQASVILSVEKNVRIMKGGAVFTSISSDFGDLYENSTGLMLGFRKSGFLD
- a CDS encoding capsule assembly Wzi family protein, giving the protein MRVTFIMLLISVAFSSKIFSQDSTFHYALGVSAAASSSSVPFWLHANRNGSVPTQKSFALFEARFHRVYNPNNPRFFQWSGGAELIGNAGKKTTAFFSDLFIAGKAGPVELSVGQRSQATGLADTLLTSGSFAMSNNYRPYPKIEISTVRFVSILPLNDIFSFKFSYSDGLFGPADVHYGNVSRISESYFHQKSLYLKLGRNRHRLNLFAGFNHQVMWGGEDKIFSGGLERKQAYNYIVFGKPWASSRVGNHFGTIDVAADWKGDQWGFFLYRQSVYEDGSLSNLSNLADGLNGFRIKRNQTSDMSQTFRINTVLIEFLYTKNQGGNIFDFNSGTFGRDNYFNHYVYNKGWSYRGRSLGTPLIAPQHLVRDDLRSFYTLFTPNNRLYAYHLGLAASYGKTDFTFRGSHSFNFGSYSTEFPGIVRQTSLLFTMNIPLFDKKNDRLTIDLATDFGKLFPNSAALMVGWRKSGFIR
- a CDS encoding sugar transferase, with amino-acid sequence MSNTYVSEKRYIHRLLSKNSVSEEVLIVTSYDYFLQKYDLALLLKKYKEIILIPHSSDDDYLLNHTVRPLLDKFEKIHLVTNPQYDRRNRVIYELVVRKNKSIRINTVYDFCEKILKKVYIPDDVSEINPNLLSLPTFGKRVRYPKKIIDVCISIILFLCTFPLWILSYFRIKMQSPGPIFYFQERVGMNNESFKCIKFRSMGLDAEQNGASFSKKNDSRTFSYGSFMRQTRIDELPQLINIFRRDLSLIGPRPERQVFTETFDETIPYYNMRHNIKPGITGYAQVMYSYGAGVFDARHKLMYDLYYIKNWSLFLELKIILLTAVVILRKRGR